The DNA region GCGGCAGCAGCTCGGTCCACAGCGCCCTGACCCAGGCGGTGTCGGCCACCAGCTCCTCCGGGTGGGTGGTGAGGGCGGTGAGGGCCATCATGTAGCCGGGTTCGCGCGGGCTTCCGTAGGCGGTGGCGTCCTCGTCGACCTCGGTGAAGGCGCCGTCCAGCCGGAAGGTCGGGCAGAAGGTGTGTGGCGAGGTCTTGCGCCGCAGGTAGTCGTTCAGCAGGGCGATCACGTCGTCGCTCAACTCCTTGATGAGGATCCCCTTCTCGTAGTCGAGGATCCCGTACGGCGAGGAGTCGTCGAGCATGCTCTGCAGCTGGGTGTAGGGCAGCGGGGTCCGCATCTCGAAGAGCCTCGGCGGCCCGACGTCCAGCAGGGCGGCCGCGGCGGCATGCTCCTCCGCGCTGCCGAAGCCGCCGATGATCAGCGCGTGGCCGAGCTTGCCGCGGTGCTCGACCGGCACGAAGGGCTCCGGCGGGGCGTTCAGCCCGATGCCGACCAGCACGCTGTGCCTCGGTGGCAGCGCCGGAACCACCTCGCGGATCAGTTCCAGCGCCTCGCGGCCCACCGACATGTCCCAGAAGAAGATGCCGACGTGCACCTCGGGTCCCACCGCGTGCAGCCCGAAGTCGAAGGCCGTGACCACCCCGAAGTTCCCGCCGCCGCCGCGCAGCGCCCAGAACAGGTCCGGGTTCTCCTCCGCCGACGCGTGCACCAGGGCACCGTTGGCCAGCACCACCTCGGCGCCCAGCAGATTGTCGATGGTCAGTCCGTGGTGCCGGGTGAGCCAGCCCATGCCACCGCCCAGGGTCAGGCCGCCGACGCCGGTGTGGCTGATGGTGCCGGCCGGCACGGCGAGGCCGTGCGCCTGGGTGGCGGCGTCGAGCTGCGCGAGGGTGGCTCCGCCGCCGCAGCGGGCGGTGCGGGCCTCGGGGTCGACCGTGACGGTGTGCATCGCGGTCAGGTCGACGACCAGCCCGTCGGGGCAGACGGCGGCGCCCGCCGGGTTGTGCCCCCCGCCGCGCACCGACACCTCGAGGTGCTCGTCACGGGCGAAGGAGAGTGCGGCGGCGACATCCGCGGGTTCGGCGCAGCGGACCAGCAGGACGGGGCGGTGGTCGATGGCGCCGTTGGCGACGGAGCGGGCGGTGTCGTACTCAGGATGCTCCGGCCCGAGGACGTCTCCCCTGATCCGCTCCCTGAGCGAGCCGACGGCATGATCGGTGAGCCTGGCCATAACGCCCTCCGCGGAGGAGACGAGGCTTACTCCTGCCACGCTAGCCGCCATCCCATAGGAAGACAATTCGCGCAATCCGGGTAGGAATCCCGCGCCGGCAGGTGCCCTTCTCGCTGCAGATTCGAGGGCGTCATGACGTCGCGTGCTCGGTGATCCAGCGGGCGGCGAGGAGTCCGGAGGCGGCGGTGAGGACGGCGGCGGCGAGCACGGTGGCGTTCAGGCCGAGAAGGTCGGCGAGAATGCCGGCGACGAGAGCGCCGGCGGCGTAGCCGATGTCCCGCCAGAACCGGTACGTGCCCAGGGCGTTGGCGCGCCAGGCCGGGTGGGCGTGGTCGGAGACGGACGCGATGAGGGCCGGGTAGACCATGGCGGTACCCAGGCCGAGTGCGACGGCGGACAGGATTCCGGCGAGCAGCGGGCGGTCGAGGAGAGCGAGGGCGAGGACGAAGCCGCCGGACTGGACGAGCATCCCGTAGACGATCAGCGGCTTGCGGCCGATGCGGTCGGCGAGATGGCCGGTGGGTATCTGGCCGATGCCCCACAGGATGGGGTAGAGGCCCTTGATCAGACCGACGGCGGCGAGCCCGAGGCCGTGATCGGTGAAGAGGAGCGGGAAGACGCCCCAGGTGAGACCGTCGTTGAGGTTGTTGATCAGCCCGGCCTGGCTGGCGCCGCGCAGGGAGCGGTTGCGCCAGGAGGTGCGGGCGAAGGTGGCCTTCAGGCCGGTGTCCTCGCCGCTGGGGACCGGCTTGGCGTGGTGGGCGAGTTCCAGGGCGACGTGGGCGGCCGTGTCGCGGACGACGAGGGACAGTGCGAGGCCGGCGGCGACGAAGACGACGCCGATGAGCTCGGGGACGGGGCGCAGGCCGTAACTGGTGGCGAGGTAGCCGGTGACCAGGGCGGTGACACCGACGGCGGTGTAGCCGGCGGCCTCGTTCAGCCCGGTGGCGAGCCCCCGTCGTGCGGGACCGACGAGGTCGATCTTCATGTTGACGGTCATCGACCAGGTCAGGCCCTGGTTGAGGCCGAGCAGGACGTTGGCGGCGACGATCCAGCCCCAGGAGGGCGCCCATGCGAGTGCGAAGGGGACGGGGACGCCGATCAGCCAGCCGGCCACCAGCAGCTGCTTGCGGCGGAAGCGGGCGGTGAGTGCCCCGGCGGCGAGGTTGGTGAACGCCTTGGTGACGCCGAAGGCGATGATGAAGGAGAACACGGCCAGGTCGCTGGTCAGGCCGAACGTCTCGGATCCGATGAGCGGAACGGTGGTGCGCTCCAGGCCGACCAGGCCGCCGACGCAGAGGTTGACGATGACGAGCAGGGTGAACTGAAGCCGGTTCTCGCGCAGGCCGAGGCGTACCGGACGGCCGGAGGCGTCCGTCGGTGCCGTCGAGGTGGGGGCGGTCTTCACGGGCGGGTGTCCTCCGTGCCCTGCGCCAGCTGCTCGCCGTGGGCGGCGGCGTAGTCGGCCGGTCCGCCGTCGAGGACGGCGACGTCGGTGTGGCCGGCGCGTTCGAGAAGGCTGGCGGCGGTCATGGCGCGCTCGCCGTGCCCGCATGCCACGATCGCGCCCTCGGGGGCGTCCGCGGCTCCGCGGGCGAGGCCGCCGAGTTCGATGTTGACTGCGCCGGGGACGTAGCCGGCGGCGAACTCCGACTCCTGCCGCACGTCGACGTAGGGACGGCGGTCCGTCCTGGCGGCGGTGACGAAGACGGTGGAGGTCAGCGGGTGGCCGGCAGCGGCCCAGGCGGGCAGACCGCCGTCGAGCCGGCCGGCGAGGCGCTCGTAGCCGATCTTGTACGACTGCCAGACGATCTCGCTCAGGTCCTGGCCGTCGGCGGTGACGAAGACGAGCGGGGCGGTGTCGGGCAGGAGCCAGCCGAGCCAGGTTGCGAACTGGCCCCGGAGGGGGATGGAGAGCGACCCGGGGATGTGGCCGGCGGCGTAGTCGGCGGCCGGGCGTACGTCGACGACGTGGCCGCCGTCCGCCAGGACGGCGCGGACCTGTCCGACGGAGAGCCCGGTCAGCGGCGGGGTGCCGGCGACGATGCCGGGGCCGCGCCGGTTGGCCTCGCCGAGCCGGTCGAAGTATGCGGGGTAGCTGCCCAGGCTCGCGGTGAGCAGGCGCACGAACGTGTCCTCGTCGGGTGCGGCGAGCAACGGGTTGGCCCGCTGCTCGGCGCCGACGGTGGAGGTGCGTTCGCTGCCCGGTGGGGCCGAGCAGAAGGAGCCGGCGCCGTGCGTGGGCCATACCGCGGTGCTGTCGGGCAGTTCGGTGAGCCGGCGCAGGGACCGGTACTGGGCCCGGGCGAGTCCCTCGGTCCGCTCGGGGCCGAGGAGGTCGGTGCGGGCGGCGGAGTTCACGATCAGCGACCCACCGGTGAAGACGCCCAGTTCGGTCCGGCCGTCCAGCAGCAGGAAGGAGAGGTGTTCGTCGGTGTGGCCGGGGGTGGCGAGTGCCCGCAGGGTGAGCCCGCCGAGGTCGATTTCGTCGCCGTCGACGAGGCCCTGGTGGTCGAAGGCGCGGTTGCCGGCGGCCGAGGCGAGGATCGTGGCGCCCTGATCGTGGCCGAGCTGGACGGCGCCGGAGAGGAAGTCGGCGTGCAGATGCGTGTCGGCGGCGTACGCCACGGCCAGACCGCGCCGCTCGGCGGCGGCGTACAGGGCGCGCAGGTCACGGCACGCGTCGACGGCGAGGGCGCGGCCGTCGCCCAGGTCGACGAGGTAGGCGCTGTTGCCGAGCCCTTCGTCGACCAGGGGGATCAGATGATCTTCGGGGAGACCCATCGAACTGTCCTTCGCGAGGAGAAGGGGGCGGGCGAGGAGCGTCATCGCCCGCCGTCAGTTACAGTAATCCATAGATATTTGGAGGATGCAATGCGGGATGCCACCACAAGCGGCACGAAGGCCGCCCTCTACGAGGCGTTCGCCGCCAGTGGCAAGGCGCTGGCCAGCGGCAAGCGGCTGGAGCTGCTCGATCTGCTCGCCCAGGGCGAGCGCACCGTGGACGCCCTGGCGAAGACCGCCGGGCTGAACCTGACCACCGCGTCGGCGCACCTGCAGACCCTCAAGCAGGCCGGTCTCGTCGCCACCCGCCGCGAGGGGGTGCGGATCCACTACCGGCTCGCGGGTGACGACGTCGCCCGGCTCTTCACCTTGCTGCGCAAGGTGGCCGAGACCCACCAGGCCGCCGTCCCCGCCGCCCGGGACGCCTATCTGGGCGAGGACGGGGCCGCGGAGGTCACCCACGAGGAGCTCCTGGCCCGGGTCGAGGCCGGCGATGTGGTGGTGCTCGATGTACGGCCGGTCGAGGAGTACCTCGCCGGCCACATCCCCGGCGCGGTCTCCCTCCCCGTCGCGGAACTGGCCGACCGCCTCGGCGAGCTGCCCGAGGAGAGGGAGGTCGTCGTCTACTGCCGCGGCGAGTACTGCGCGCTCGCCTACGACGCCGTACGCCTGCTCACCGACCACGGCCGACGGGCGGTCCGGCTCAACGACGGCATGCTCGAATGGCGCCTGGCCGACCTTCCCGTGCAAGCCGGCGCGACAGGGTGATCGACACCCCGAAAGGCCTTCGCCCCCGGGTCTCGCCTGTGCCGGCTCCGGCTCATGGCGTGGGGGACGGGTACGGCCACAGGTCTTCGGAGGGCGGCGGACTCCACGTGGGGGTGGGAGCCGGAGCGAAGGGGCCCGCCCGGTTCTCCATGAGGAGGAGCATGACGATGGCGAAGACGCTGCTGGCGATGATCAGGGCAAGGCCGATCGGGTTGTTGGGGTTGTATACGTAGCGGTTGCTACCCCACTTGCTCTTCTTGAAGACGGGTTCGTCATCGTTCATCGGAACGTACTCCTTGTCGTGAGGGGACGGTCGTGGCACGTTCACGCACCGGCAGCTCCGCGGCTTCCCGCAGGGTGTCGTAGGGAACGGTCACGGGTGTCGACGATGTCGTCGCCCGTGCCGGGCCCAGCCAGTTGGCGCGCAGTTTCGCGAACGAGACGTGCATCCCGTCGCTGACCAGCGCCCCGCCCAGGAGGAAGAGCAGGGAGGTGGAGAGGACGGTACGGGCGGCAAGCCCGGACAGCAGCACCGCGACAAGCACCGACCAGACTTCCCGGCACTCCGCAACGGACCTTACGCATTCCATATGCGGCACTGACAGGTCCTTGACGCGCAGTCAGCGGCGTGCATGGTTGCCGGGGTCCGGCAAACCGTGGCTCACAGAGCGCGTCCGCGGCGCGGCACGTACAGCGCGGCGACCATGTTCAGCTTCTGGGACGCGGCTGCCGCCCGGACTTCGCGAACCCCGAGCGCCGCTGAGCCCGTCCCCGGACACGGAGCGGCCTACTCCGTGAAGAGCAGGCGCAGCGCGACCTCGCGGTAGTGGCGGACGTGGCGCAGGGCGAGGTCGGCCGCCGCGTCGGCGTCGCCCGCGCCGATCGCCTCGTACAGGAGGCGGTGCTCCTCCCACAGCGGGCCGGGGTCGTCGACCTGCTGGAACAGCCAGCGCAGCCGGCCTTCGAGGGATTCGAGGGTGGTGGTGAGGAGTTCGTTGCGCGAGATGCGCACGATGTGGGCGTGGAAGGCGGTGTTGGCGCGGGAGAGCTGCTCGGGGCGGCCGGTGTCGGTGGCGGCGCGGGCCTCCACGAGGAGCCGGGCGAGGGTGTCGAGTTCGGCGGCGGTGCGCCGCTCGGAGGCGCGGCGGACGGCGAGCACCTCCAGGGCCTCGCGCATGTCGAAGAGGTTCTCGACGTCCTGGCGGGTCATCTCGCGGACGACGATGCGGCGCTGGGAGACGGCCTGGAGGAAGCCCTCGCCGATGAGGATGCGGATGGCCTCGCGGACGGGGACCCGGGAGACGCCGAAGTCCTCGGCGACGTCCCGCTCGACCAGCCGGTCGCCGGGCTTGAGCCGTCCGGTGATGATGCGGTCGCGCAGCCCTTCGCAGACCTGGTCGCGGAGCCAGCCGCCGCCGTTGACGGGTGCGGTGGAGTCGGTCTCCGGTGTCCCGGTCGCCCGTGGTTCCATCCGTCCTCCCCTCCGTCCTCGGGCTCCCGGTGTCCCGGGGGCCCGCTCCCGGTGTCGATCGCCTCACGGTATGCCACCCGGGCGGTGGGACCGGTCGCGGGTGGCGCGACGCAGGTCACGTCCACGGGAGGTTCCCGTTTGACGGTCTCACTTGACGTGAACACAGGTGACACTTAGCTTCGCCTTACCTAACCTAGCTTTCCAGCCAACCGCCCACCAGCCGCAGACCAGCCGACCGACCAGCCGAGAGAACCACGCGCCATGCCGAGACCGGCCCCCGACGAACCGCTCCCCCACCTCACCCCCGGCTGGCTGCTCACCGCCGCCGGCGTGCTCACGGCGGGGTTCCTCGCGGCCTCCCTCTGGACCGCCGGCCACGTCCACGCGGACGCCACGCTCCAGACCGCCGCCCGCTTCGTGCACGTGGCGAGCCTGGTCGCCGGGCTCGGCTCGGTGCTCGCGGTCGACTGGTTCGCGGTGCTGTGGCTCACCGGGCGCCGGCCCCTCGCGGGTGTCCTCGACACGGCCTGCGCGCTGCAGACCCCGATCTGGGCGGGCCTCGGCGGGCTCACCGTCAGTGGCCTCTTCCTCCACCCCGACCTCGGCTCGCCGCTCACCCTCACCAAGCTCGGCCTGGTCCTCGCGGTCACCCTCAACGGCCTGCACGCGCACCGGCTCGGCCAGCTCCTCGAACGCTTCCGGGAGCGCGGCGCGGTGCCCCGCCGGCTGCTGCTGCGCTCGGCCGCCGCGGCCGGCGTCAGCCAGCTCGGCTGGTGGGGCGCGACCCTCATCGGCTTCCTCAACAGCCAGTCCTGACCCCGGCTCAGGAAGCTTTCACCAGGGGTTCACCACCCGGTTTTGGTTCTTCGGAGGATCATCCCTACGATCCTCCGATGATCACGAGAAAACGGCTGGCGACCGGAGCCTGTGCGCTGCTCGCCGCCCTGACCGTCGGACTCCTTCCGGCCACCGCGACCAGCGCCGCCGCAGACGCGGGCCCGGTGGCCGCGGACACCGTCAAGGAGCCCCCCAAGGTCGAGCTGGTGCTCGACGTCAGCGGCTCGATGCGCGCCCGCGACATCGACGGGCAGTCCCGGATGGCCGCCGCCAAGCAGGCCTTCAACGAGGTCCTGGACGCGGTGCCGCAGGAGGTACGGCTGGGCATCCGTACCCTCGGCGCCGACTACCCGGGCAATGACCGCCAGCGCGGCTGCAAGGACACCCGGGCGCTCTACCCGGTCGGCCCGCTCGACCGCACCGAGGCCAAGACCGCCGTCGCCACCCTCGCCCCCACCGGATGGACGCCGATCGGCCCGGCGCTGCTCGGCGCGGCCGACGACCTCAAGGGCGGTGAGGCGACCAAGCGGATCGTGCTCATCACGGACGGCGAGGACACCTGCGCCCCGCTCGACCCGTGCGAGGTGGCCCGTGACATCGCCGCCAAGGGCATCCACCTGGTCATCGACACCCTCGGCCTCGTCCCGGACGTCAAGACCCGCCGTCAGCTGATATGCATCGCCGAGGCCACCGGCGGCACCTACACCTCCGTGCACCGCACCGAGGAGCTGTCCGGCCGCGTGCGCCAGCTCGTCGACCGCGCCGCCGACCCGGTGGTGACGCCGGTCGCCACCAACGGCGCCGAGCGCTGTGCCGACGCGCCTGTCCTCAAGCCCGGTCTCTACACCGACCGGCAGGGCTTCGGCCAGCACCGCTGGTACCGGGTCGACGTGCTGCCCGGTCAGGAACTGCGCGCCTCGGTCAGCGTCTCCGCCGACCGGGCCGTGAACAACGACTACGGCGTACTGCTGCGGGCCGTCACCCCGCACGGCCGGGAGATCGTGCGCGGCTCCGAGGCCGGCGACGGCCGCACCGACGTCATCTCGACCGGTCTGCGCTACCCGACGAAGGAGGACGAGGAGGCGTTGGACGACGACACCAAGTCCGCGGCCGAGACCGTCTGCCTCCAGGTCAGCAACTCCTTCTCCGCTCCCCCGTCGGTGAAGACCACCCCGGGCATGCCGGTCGAGCTGGCGGTCGACGTCGTCGACGGTCCCGGCTCCGCCTCCGACGTCGCCGCCTTCGGCCTCGGCCGCGGCTGGTGGCTGCTCGGCGCCCTGGCCCTCGCCGGCTTCCTCGGCGGTCTGATCTGGGGCTGGCTGTCCCGCTGGCGCTTCGCTGTCTGGAGGACCCACTGATGTACCCGCTGACGCGTACCGCACGCAGCATGTTCGCGGCCGTGGCGCTCGCCGGCGCCGCGCTGCTCGGCCCGGCCGCGGCGCCGGGTCTCGCCGACACCGCGACGCCGACCGGGCCGGCCCCGAGCGGCAGCGCGAGCGGCGAGGCCGCCGAGCAGGCCGGACCGACCGAGGCCGGCACCTCCTTCCGTACCGCCGCGTTCTTCAAGCAGGGGCAGCAGGCCACCGCGCAGGCGTCCACGGGTGACTACCTGTACTGGGTGTTCCCCGCCGACACCGGCGAGCGGCCGACGGTCACCGCGACCGTGACGCTGCCCGAGGCCGCGCAGCGGCACGGCTCCTCGAACTGGCGGATCGACGTGTACGACGGGCTGCGCAGGCGCCAGCCGTGCATGTACGGGATGCAGTCCCGGGTGGCGGCCAAGGACGCCGCGACCGTGGAACTGGCCTGTGTCCTTCGTCCGGTCCGGGCGGCCGCGGACACCTGGTCGAACGACCCGCTGCCGGGCAGCTACTACGTGCGGCTGACCGCCACCCGGCTGCCCGAGGAGGACTCCGGCCAGCCGTTCTCGGCCCGGGTCGGCGCCACCTCCCGCGAGTTCGACGGCGCCTACGCGGCGGACGGCGCGCTCGCCGTGCCGCTGGTGCCGGGTGCGACGCAGCCGGAGGCGGTCGAGGCCCGCGCCCCGGAGGACGGCTGGTCCTCCGGCTGGTGGTCGGACCGCTGGCTGTGGACGGCGGCGGGCGGTGTGCTGGCCGCGCTCGCCGGCATCGGCGGCTACGTCCTGACCCGCGGCTCCGGCCGCCCGTCCCGGGTCCCGCCGGCCGTCTGAGCCGCCGGGCCCCGTGAGCCCCGTGAAACCGGCCCCCTGTCTCCCGCCCCGGGAGGCAGGGGGCCGGTGGCATTGCGGTCGCCGATCAGCGGGCGCCGCCGGGGCGGACCAGGCCCGTCTCGTAGGCGTGCACGGCGGCCTGGGTGCGGTCGCGCAGTGACAGCTTGGTGAGAATGCGGCTCACATAGGTCTTCACGGTCTGCTCGGCGACCACCAGGCGGGCGGCTATCTCCGCATTGGAAAGCCCGTGCGCGATGAGTGTGAGCACCTCCGTCTCGCGCTCCGTCAGGGCGCCCACCCGGTCCATCAGCGGGGCGCGGGGGGCGGCGGCGCTCAGCCGGGAGAACTCGGCGATCAGCCGCTTGGTGACGTTGGGTGCGAGCAGCGCGTCGCCGCGGGCCACCACCCGTACCGCGTCGGCGAGTTCCTCGGCCGAGGCGTCCTTGAGCAGGAACCCGGCGGCGCCGGCGCGCAGCGCCTCGTACACGTACTCGTCGAGGTCGAAGGTGGTGAGGACGAGCACCTTGACGGTGGCGTCGGCGTCGGCGGTGAGGACGCGGGTGGCCTCGATGCCGCCGGTGCCGGGCATCCGGATGTCCATCAGGACGACGTCGGGGGCGAGTTCGGCGGCCTTGGCGATGGCGTCGGCGCCGTCGACGGCCTGTCCGACGACGGTGATCCCGGGCTCGGCGTTCAGGAGCACGGTGAAGCCCTGCCGGACCATGACCTGGTCGTCGGCGATGAGCACCTTGATGTCTCCGGTGCCGGGGTGGCTCATGAACCGTCCTTGGGGTCGAGGGGCCGCGGAGACCCTACGGGTGCGGGCAGGAACGCGGTGACGTCCCAGCCGCCTTCGGGGGTGGGTCCGGCGGCGAGTTCGCCGCCGAGCATGGTGGTGCGCTCGCGCATGCCGAGCAGTCCGTGACCGGGTTCGCGCCCGGGGCCGGCCGTCCGGGTGTCCGACGGCCGGTCCGGTGCCGTGTTGGTGACGCGTACGGTCAGGCCCTCGCGGTGGTAGTGGGTCTCGACGGTGGCGCTGGCGCCCGGCGCGTGCCGCATCACATTGCTCAGGGCCTCCTGCACGATGCGGTACGCGGAGAGCTCGGTGCCCGGCGAGAGCGGGCGGCGCTCGCCGCGCGACTCCGCGGTCGCGTCGAGGCCCGCGGCCCGTACGTTGGCGAGGAGTTCGCCGAGCCGGTCGAGGGTGGGCTGCGGGGCGTGCCGTACGCCGGCGGCGGCATCGCCCGGCGCGTCCTCGCCGCGCAGCACGCCGAGGACGCGGCGGAGTTCGGTGAGTGCGTCGACGGCGTTCTGCCGGATGCCCGCGAGGTTCTCGCGGAGCTCCGGGGACGGGTCGGCGACCAGGTGCGGGGCGACCTGGGCCTGGATGGAGATGACGGACATGTGGTGGGCGACGACGTCGTGGAGCTCGCGGGCGATGCGGCCGCGCTCCTCCAGGAGGGCGCGGCGGGCCCGTTCGCCGGCAGTGAGTTCCTCCTGGGCGACGAGCCTGGTCCGGGAGACCCGGGTGGCGCGCAGGGAGCAGCCGACGACGGTGGCGGCGGCGAAGAACGTCGCGCCGACGGCGAGAGCGGGCGGGTGCGGCACGGGGGCGTGCGGCA from Streptomyces fradiae includes:
- a CDS encoding FAD-binding oxidoreductase → MARLTDHAVGSLRERIRGDVLGPEHPEYDTARSVANGAIDHRPVLLVRCAEPADVAAALSFARDEHLEVSVRGGGHNPAGAAVCPDGLVVDLTAMHTVTVDPEARTARCGGGATLAQLDAATQAHGLAVPAGTISHTGVGGLTLGGGMGWLTRHHGLTIDNLLGAEVVLANGALVHASAEENPDLFWALRGGGGNFGVVTAFDFGLHAVGPEVHVGIFFWDMSVGREALELIREVVPALPPRHSVLVGIGLNAPPEPFVPVEHRGKLGHALIIGGFGSAEEHAAAAALLDVGPPRLFEMRTPLPYTQLQSMLDDSSPYGILDYEKGILIKELSDDVIALLNDYLRRKTSPHTFCPTFRLDGAFTEVDEDATAYGSPREPGYMMALTALTTHPEELVADTAWVRALWTELLPHAVGPGGYVNFMTEIEEDRVRASYGPQKYQRLARIKSKYDPENVFHRNANVAPVAA
- a CDS encoding MFS transporter, which gives rise to MKTAPTSTAPTDASGRPVRLGLRENRLQFTLLVIVNLCVGGLVGLERTTVPLIGSETFGLTSDLAVFSFIIAFGVTKAFTNLAAGALTARFRRKQLLVAGWLIGVPVPFALAWAPSWGWIVAANVLLGLNQGLTWSMTVNMKIDLVGPARRGLATGLNEAAGYTAVGVTALVTGYLATSYGLRPVPELIGVVFVAAGLALSLVVRDTAAHVALELAHHAKPVPSGEDTGLKATFARTSWRNRSLRGASQAGLINNLNDGLTWGVFPLLFTDHGLGLAAVGLIKGLYPILWGIGQIPTGHLADRIGRKPLIVYGMLVQSGGFVLALALLDRPLLAGILSAVALGLGTAMVYPALIASVSDHAHPAWRANALGTYRFWRDIGYAAGALVAGILADLLGLNATVLAAAVLTAASGLLAARWITEHATS
- a CDS encoding rhodanese-like domain-containing protein: MGLPEDHLIPLVDEGLGNSAYLVDLGDGRALAVDACRDLRALYAAAERRGLAVAYAADTHLHADFLSGAVQLGHDQGATILASAAGNRAFDHQGLVDGDEIDLGGLTLRALATPGHTDEHLSFLLLDGRTELGVFTGGSLIVNSAARTDLLGPERTEGLARAQYRSLRRLTELPDSTAVWPTHGAGSFCSAPPGSERTSTVGAEQRANPLLAAPDEDTFVRLLTASLGSYPAYFDRLGEANRRGPGIVAGTPPLTGLSVGQVRAVLADGGHVVDVRPAADYAAGHIPGSLSIPLRGQFATWLGWLLPDTAPLVFVTADGQDLSEIVWQSYKIGYERLAGRLDGGLPAWAAAGHPLTSTVFVTAARTDRRPYVDVRQESEFAAGYVPGAVNIELGGLARGAADAPEGAIVACGHGERAMTAASLLERAGHTDVAVLDGGPADYAAAHGEQLAQGTEDTRP
- a CDS encoding ArsR/SmtB family transcription factor, producing the protein MRDATTSGTKAALYEAFAASGKALASGKRLELLDLLAQGERTVDALAKTAGLNLTTASAHLQTLKQAGLVATRREGVRIHYRLAGDDVARLFTLLRKVAETHQAAVPAARDAYLGEDGAAEVTHEELLARVEAGDVVVLDVRPVEEYLAGHIPGAVSLPVAELADRLGELPEEREVVVYCRGEYCALAYDAVRLLTDHGRRAVRLNDGMLEWRLADLPVQAGATG
- a CDS encoding GntR family transcriptional regulator — encoded protein: MEPRATGTPETDSTAPVNGGGWLRDQVCEGLRDRIITGRLKPGDRLVERDVAEDFGVSRVPVREAIRILIGEGFLQAVSQRRIVVREMTRQDVENLFDMREALEVLAVRRASERRTAAELDTLARLLVEARAATDTGRPEQLSRANTAFHAHIVRISRNELLTTTLESLEGRLRWLFQQVDDPGPLWEEHRLLYEAIGAGDADAAADLALRHVRHYREVALRLLFTE
- a CDS encoding VWA domain-containing protein; this translates as MITRKRLATGACALLAALTVGLLPATATSAAADAGPVAADTVKEPPKVELVLDVSGSMRARDIDGQSRMAAAKQAFNEVLDAVPQEVRLGIRTLGADYPGNDRQRGCKDTRALYPVGPLDRTEAKTAVATLAPTGWTPIGPALLGAADDLKGGEATKRIVLITDGEDTCAPLDPCEVARDIAAKGIHLVIDTLGLVPDVKTRRQLICIAEATGGTYTSVHRTEELSGRVRQLVDRAADPVVTPVATNGAERCADAPVLKPGLYTDRQGFGQHRWYRVDVLPGQELRASVSVSADRAVNNDYGVLLRAVTPHGREIVRGSEAGDGRTDVISTGLRYPTKEDEEALDDDTKSAAETVCLQVSNSFSAPPSVKTTPGMPVELAVDVVDGPGSASDVAAFGLGRGWWLLGALALAGFLGGLIWGWLSRWRFAVWRTH
- a CDS encoding response regulator, coding for MSHPGTGDIKVLIADDQVMVRQGFTVLLNAEPGITVVGQAVDGADAIAKAAELAPDVVLMDIRMPGTGGIEATRVLTADADATVKVLVLTTFDLDEYVYEALRAGAAGFLLKDASAEELADAVRVVARGDALLAPNVTKRLIAEFSRLSAAAPRAPLMDRVGALTERETEVLTLIAHGLSNAEIAARLVVAEQTVKTYVSRILTKLSLRDRTQAAVHAYETGLVRPGGAR
- a CDS encoding sensor histidine kinase yields the protein MTDTARWEAALRAAPGVLRADLRPGRRDPLPRHRYLSWLPHAHAVLFCLLVGIWNLNSYARFLEPVPGAVSLLVLLLAGAPVLALSRPAAAWWLSTAALWVLGLLTESVFAGPWPWSVPSIALHTLVLLLLALRVRPVAAAAALGITLLTGAGALLPHAPVPHPPALAVGATFFAAATVVGCSLRATRVSRTRLVAQEELTAGERARRALLEERGRIARELHDVVAHHMSVISIQAQVAPHLVADPSPELRENLAGIRQNAVDALTELRRVLGVLRGEDAPGDAAAGVRHAPQPTLDRLGELLANVRAAGLDATAESRGERRPLSPGTELSAYRIVQEALSNVMRHAPGASATVETHYHREGLTVRVTNTAPDRPSDTRTAGPGREPGHGLLGMRERTTMLGGELAAGPTPEGGWDVTAFLPAPVGSPRPLDPKDGS